The Pseudodesulfovibrio sp. zrk46 genome contains a region encoding:
- a CDS encoding transcriptional repressor produces the protein MASDMGFRLSKQRKVILEELRKVKSHPTADEVYDMVRKIIPRISLGTVYRNLEFLSNKGLVLKLGAPGEQKRFDGTPEPHPHIRCAVCTCVVDVDFEVEVPAIPAEHAAGFKILSTNVEFVGVCPQCQETQQ, from the coding sequence ATGGCTTCCGATATGGGATTCAGGCTTTCCAAACAGCGGAAAGTAATTCTAGAAGAATTGAGAAAGGTTAAGTCTCATCCAACGGCGGATGAGGTTTATGACATGGTACGCAAGATCATTCCTCGCATTAGCCTTGGAACCGTGTACCGTAACCTGGAATTCTTGAGCAACAAGGGGTTGGTCCTCAAGCTTGGCGCACCCGGTGAGCAGAAACGCTTTGACGGTACTCCCGAGCCGCATCCCCACATTCGTTGTGCAGTTTGCACTTGTGTTGTGGATGTGGACTTTGAAGTTGAAGTCCCTGCCATCCCCGCAGAGCATGCTGCAGGCTTCAAGATCCTCAGCACCAACGTGGAGTTCGTGGGTGTTTGCCCACAGTGTCAGGAGACACAGCAGTAA
- a CDS encoding methyl-accepting chemotaxis protein, translating to MNFIKQSLGVKVILLSSLLTIIAFTGLFVYNSYSTYEHTLAEVEHASARVADMLYMAIEDPMGTGDNEGTEHKFQEMAERYSDSIVYLTDYNGEITYSTQEETVRKSIFDIRTENGLPAMIKKGLKEKIVEGELMEIDGKLQFAEVKTIPNEPSCYHCHGRSREILGAMVLAVDVSPQFAALKENQIKSAAISVIGVMALLTALIIFMRRSVVNRITTIAATTEEVSKGNLDAKFSVKGSDELGSLSRYLGEMVDQIKDQLQYNKSVLEGISVPLFVTDASERLNYVNPPLQAILGFDEEEAKGQTVSSIFECDEGDDTCDAAHVISAGVAISGNFHYTRSDGVVIPLHFEASPLEDAEGDVVGAICVLIDLTREEEDKRNIEAQRQNLLVVANEVTEVAQKLNEASAILSDQMNNLARGVDTTADQTSQVATAMEEMNATVLEVAKNASETADASNRSNSVAAEGGVVVGRTVEEINSVAKTTEHLAEALGSLSSRAENIGKVMAVINDIADQTNLLALNAAIEAARAGEAGRGFAVVADEVRKLAEKTMDATKEVEGAISLIQQSTSDVVKEMDHAKESVINTSGMAQEAGSVLDQIVDHSNSIADMVRGIATAAEQQSATSDEINSSVTHINELSQEVLSGIRESNQGIQEVSEMASHLSELVAKFRN from the coding sequence GTGAATTTCATCAAACAATCGCTTGGCGTCAAAGTCATTCTCCTGTCCTCGCTGCTGACCATTATCGCGTTCACGGGACTCTTCGTTTACAATTCTTACTCCACCTATGAGCACACCTTGGCAGAAGTGGAACATGCCTCTGCCCGCGTTGCGGATATGCTCTACATGGCCATCGAGGACCCCATGGGTACCGGTGACAATGAGGGCACTGAACATAAGTTCCAGGAGATGGCAGAACGGTACAGCGATTCCATTGTGTATCTGACCGATTACAACGGAGAGATTACCTATTCCACCCAGGAAGAGACTGTGCGCAAGTCCATTTTCGACATCCGTACAGAAAATGGGCTGCCAGCCATGATCAAGAAAGGGCTGAAAGAAAAAATCGTTGAAGGCGAACTCATGGAAATCGACGGCAAGCTGCAGTTTGCCGAGGTGAAGACCATCCCCAACGAACCGTCCTGCTACCATTGTCATGGCCGGTCTCGTGAGATTCTGGGCGCCATGGTGCTGGCCGTTGACGTTAGCCCACAGTTCGCAGCTCTCAAGGAAAATCAGATCAAGTCCGCAGCCATCTCCGTCATTGGCGTGATGGCCCTGCTGACTGCGCTGATCATCTTCATGCGCCGTTCCGTCGTCAATCGAATCACCACCATCGCAGCCACCACCGAAGAAGTGAGCAAGGGTAACCTTGACGCCAAATTCTCGGTCAAAGGCTCTGATGAGCTTGGTTCCCTGTCTCGCTATCTCGGCGAGATGGTTGACCAGATCAAGGATCAGCTCCAATACAACAAGAGTGTGCTCGAAGGCATTTCCGTGCCCCTTTTCGTCACGGATGCCAGCGAACGCCTCAACTATGTGAACCCGCCGCTGCAGGCCATCCTCGGCTTTGACGAGGAAGAGGCCAAGGGCCAGACCGTGTCCTCCATTTTTGAATGTGATGAGGGCGACGATACCTGTGACGCAGCCCATGTTATCTCTGCTGGCGTAGCTATCTCCGGTAACTTCCACTACACCCGCAGTGACGGCGTAGTCATTCCACTGCACTTTGAGGCTTCTCCCTTGGAAGATGCCGAAGGCGACGTAGTGGGTGCCATCTGCGTGCTCATCGACCTCACCCGTGAGGAAGAGGACAAGCGCAACATCGAGGCCCAACGTCAGAACCTGCTGGTGGTTGCCAACGAAGTTACCGAAGTGGCCCAGAAGCTCAACGAGGCATCTGCCATTCTCTCCGATCAGATGAACAACCTGGCTCGCGGCGTGGACACCACTGCCGATCAGACCAGCCAGGTGGCCACTGCCATGGAAGAGATGAACGCCACCGTGCTTGAGGTTGCCAAGAACGCATCCGAAACTGCGGACGCATCCAACCGCTCCAACTCGGTAGCGGCAGAAGGCGGCGTGGTTGTTGGCAGAACGGTTGAAGAGATCAACTCCGTGGCCAAAACCACCGAGCATCTGGCAGAAGCTCTCGGCTCCCTGTCCAGCCGCGCTGAAAACATCGGAAAGGTCATGGCCGTGATTAACGACATCGCTGACCAGACCAACCTCCTCGCGCTCAACGCTGCCATTGAGGCCGCCCGCGCCGGTGAGGCAGGCCGTGGATTCGCGGTTGTTGCTGACGAAGTCCGCAAGCTGGCCGAGAAGACCATGGATGCCACCAAGGAAGTTGAAGGCGCCATCTCCCTGATCCAGCAATCCACCTCGGATGTTGTGAAGGAAATGGACCACGCCAAGGAGAGCGTGATCAACACCTCGGGCATGGCCCAGGAAGCGGGCAGCGTGCTCGATCAGATCGTGGATCACTCCAACTCTATCGCCGACATGGTGCGCGGCATCGCAACCGCTGCAGAGCAGCAGTCGGCCACCTCAGACGAGATCAACTCCTCTGTGACGCACATCAACGAGCTGTCTCAGGAAGTCCTCTCCGGCATCCGTGAGTCCAATCAGGGCATTCAGGAAGTGTCGGAAATGGCATCCCACCTCAGCGAACTGGTGGCCAAGTTCCGCAACTAA
- a CDS encoding cytochrome c family protein — MVAFFVAIGMTSTGRTNSGQYVGSEACADCHELEYENYKKFSKKAHSGDSVKIMAGDLTRQELEECFECHMTGFGKPGGFVSFEETPNMADAGCETCHGPGYDHIENDGDTDLIKGKLTIQDCEGCHNPERVDAFDFKPLLFGGAH, encoded by the coding sequence ATGGTGGCCTTTTTTGTTGCCATCGGAATGACGTCCACGGGGCGGACGAATTCCGGGCAGTACGTAGGTTCCGAGGCGTGTGCTGATTGCCACGAATTGGAATACGAAAACTATAAGAAATTTTCCAAGAAAGCACATTCCGGTGACTCGGTGAAGATCATGGCCGGTGATCTTACCCGTCAGGAGCTGGAAGAGTGCTTCGAATGTCACATGACCGGTTTTGGCAAACCCGGCGGTTTCGTCAGTTTTGAGGAAACCCCGAACATGGCTGATGCTGGTTGTGAGACCTGCCATGGTCCTGGTTATGATCACATCGAAAACGATGGCGATACCGACCTGATCAAGGGCAAGCTGACTATTCAGGACTGTGAAGGGTGTCACAACCCCGAACGCGTGGACGCATTTGACTTCAAGCCGCTGCTCTTCGGCGGAGCCCACTAG
- a CDS encoding phosphoribosylformylglycinamidine synthase subunit PurS, protein MLCRVIVGLKEGVRDVLGERVARKIKHELDMDVRDVRIVNVFTLDGLDQEQVDLALERAALHDPVLHDVALQPLARDFDWILEVGFRPGVTDNEGRTAKETLGVVLGLSKAEMENVKVYTSKQYLINADMDEAGIQHVAKDLLANELIQRYEYKSADVWASDPGFEAKAARVTGQASDEVAIIPLSTMSDEEMMDFSRANTLALSLNEMHIIRDYYADPAVLAERKEMGLTENPTDAEIEVLAQTWSEHCKHKIFSAKIKYKNKETGKTSEISSLYKTFIQGSTKQIRERNAANREGGDYCLSVFKDNAGVISFSDTINVCVKMETHNSPSALDPYGGALTGIVGVNRDPMGTGIGANLLCNTDVFCFASPFHEGELPPRLLHPRRVFEGVREGVEHGGNKSGIPTVNGSIVFDERYLGKPLVYCGTIGTMPVTVAGKPSQDKCAMPGDVIVMSGGRIGADGIHGATFSSEELHEGSPATAVQIGDPITQRKMYDFLMRARNMGLYNAITDNGAGGLSSSVGEMAEDSGGFEMDLAKAPLKYDGLRPWEILISEAQERMTCAVPPENLEKFMALSAEMDVESTALGHYTDSGKYLVKYNDKIVTCLDMEFLHNGVPQMELDAIWERPVIKDDAVPTPEDQAGLLKSMLGRLNICSKEYVVRQYDHEVQGRSAVKPMVGVKADGPSDAGVVRPELGTDQGLVISHGICPQYSDLDTYWMMANAIDEGIRNAVAVGADVNYMAGCDNFCWCDPVQSESTPDGHYKLAQLVRANQALAHYCLGFGVPCVSGKDSMKNDYKGGGQKISIPPTVLFSVIGVIPDVNKCLTSDFKKAGDKIYVLGLTKPEFGGSEISQELGFSNSRVPQVDLLSAKKRYETMFEATQNGLPNGAHDCSDGGFAVAVAEMCLGGRLGADVDLSKLPANGELNETGLMYAESASRLVVSVPADKAGAFEAAFAGQVCACVGEVTDSSKLIIRMADKTVLDEGVEELATAFKSTLDW, encoded by the coding sequence ATGCTGTGCCGCGTGATCGTCGGATTGAAAGAAGGCGTTCGTGACGTACTGGGCGAAAGAGTCGCCCGTAAGATCAAGCATGAATTGGACATGGATGTGCGCGACGTGCGTATCGTCAATGTCTTCACCCTGGATGGTCTGGATCAGGAGCAGGTGGACCTCGCTCTTGAGCGTGCCGCCCTGCATGACCCGGTTCTGCACGATGTGGCGCTTCAGCCGCTGGCCCGTGACTTTGACTGGATTCTCGAAGTTGGTTTCCGCCCCGGCGTAACCGATAACGAAGGCCGTACCGCCAAGGAAACCCTCGGCGTGGTTCTCGGTCTGTCCAAGGCTGAGATGGAAAACGTCAAGGTCTACACCTCCAAGCAATACCTCATCAATGCCGATATGGACGAGGCTGGCATCCAGCACGTCGCCAAGGACCTGCTCGCCAACGAGCTGATCCAGCGTTACGAATACAAGTCCGCAGATGTCTGGGCGTCCGATCCCGGCTTCGAAGCCAAGGCTGCCCGTGTTACCGGTCAGGCTTCCGACGAAGTGGCCATCATCCCGCTGTCCACCATGTCCGACGAAGAGATGATGGACTTCTCCCGCGCCAACACCCTGGCCCTGTCTCTGAACGAGATGCACATCATCCGCGACTACTACGCTGACCCTGCAGTGTTGGCCGAGCGCAAGGAAATGGGCCTCACCGAGAATCCCACCGACGCGGAAATCGAAGTTCTGGCCCAGACCTGGTCCGAGCACTGCAAGCACAAGATTTTCTCTGCCAAGATCAAGTACAAGAACAAGGAAACCGGAAAGACCTCCGAGATTTCCAGCCTCTACAAGACCTTCATTCAGGGTTCCACCAAGCAGATTCGCGAGCGCAACGCTGCCAATCGCGAAGGCGGCGACTACTGCCTGTCCGTGTTCAAGGACAACGCCGGTGTCATCTCCTTCTCCGATACCATCAACGTCTGCGTGAAGATGGAGACACACAACTCTCCCTCTGCTCTGGACCCCTACGGCGGAGCACTGACCGGTATCGTCGGCGTTAACCGTGACCCCATGGGCACCGGTATCGGCGCGAACCTGCTCTGCAACACCGACGTGTTCTGCTTCGCCTCTCCGTTCCACGAGGGCGAACTGCCGCCTCGCTTGCTCCATCCCCGCCGCGTCTTCGAAGGCGTTCGTGAGGGCGTTGAGCACGGCGGCAACAAGTCCGGTATCCCCACCGTGAATGGCTCCATCGTTTTTGATGAGCGCTACCTCGGTAAGCCGCTGGTTTACTGCGGCACCATCGGCACCATGCCGGTGACTGTGGCAGGCAAGCCTTCTCAGGACAAATGCGCCATGCCCGGCGATGTCATCGTCATGTCCGGCGGCCGCATCGGCGCGGACGGAATCCACGGCGCAACCTTCTCTTCCGAAGAACTGCACGAAGGTTCCCCGGCCACCGCAGTCCAGATCGGTGACCCCATCACCCAGCGCAAGATGTACGACTTCCTGATGCGCGCCCGTAACATGGGCCTGTACAACGCCATCACTGATAACGGTGCAGGCGGCCTGTCCTCCTCCGTTGGTGAGATGGCCGAAGACTCCGGCGGTTTCGAGATGGATCTCGCCAAGGCGCCCCTCAAGTACGACGGCCTGCGTCCGTGGGAAATCCTCATCTCCGAAGCACAGGAGCGCATGACTTGCGCCGTGCCGCCCGAGAATCTCGAAAAATTCATGGCCCTGTCCGCGGAGATGGATGTGGAATCCACCGCCCTCGGCCACTACACTGACTCCGGCAAGTATCTGGTCAAGTACAACGACAAGATCGTCACCTGCCTCGACATGGAATTCCTGCACAACGGTGTGCCGCAGATGGAACTCGACGCCATCTGGGAACGCCCGGTCATCAAGGATGACGCCGTGCCGACTCCCGAGGATCAGGCCGGACTGCTCAAGTCCATGCTGGGTCGCCTCAATATTTGCTCCAAGGAATACGTGGTGCGTCAGTACGACCACGAGGTGCAGGGCCGCAGCGCGGTCAAACCCATGGTTGGCGTCAAGGCCGACGGTCCGTCCGATGCGGGCGTTGTCCGTCCCGAGCTCGGCACCGATCAGGGGCTGGTCATCTCCCACGGTATCTGCCCGCAGTATTCCGATCTGGACACCTACTGGATGATGGCCAACGCCATTGACGAAGGTATCCGTAACGCGGTGGCTGTCGGTGCCGACGTGAACTACATGGCTGGTTGCGACAACTTCTGCTGGTGCGATCCCGTCCAGTCCGAGTCCACCCCGGATGGTCACTACAAGCTGGCCCAGCTGGTTCGTGCCAATCAGGCGCTGGCTCACTACTGCCTCGGCTTCGGCGTTCCCTGCGTGTCCGGTAAGGACTCCATGAAGAACGACTACAAGGGCGGCGGTCAGAAGATCTCCATTCCGCCGACCGTGCTTTTTTCGGTCATCGGTGTGATCCCCGACGTCAACAAGTGCCTCACCTCTGACTTCAAGAAGGCTGGCGACAAGATCTACGTGCTCGGTCTGACCAAGCCGGAGTTTGGCGGCAGCGAAATCAGTCAGGAGCTCGGCTTCTCCAACTCCCGCGTGCCTCAGGTGGACCTGCTGTCTGCCAAGAAACGCTACGAGACCATGTTCGAGGCCACTCAGAACGGTCTGCCCAATGGGGCCCATGACTGCTCCGACGGCGGCTTCGCTGTTGCCGTGGCAGAAATGTGCCTTGGCGGTCGTCTTGGCGCGGACGTGGACCTGTCCAAACTCCCGGCCAATGGCGAGTTGAACGAGACCGGTCTGATGTACGCTGAATCCGCCAGTCGACTGGTGGTTTCCGTGCCTGCGGACAAGGCTGGGGCCTTTGAAGCCGCCTTTGCTGGCCAGGTTTGCGCTTGTGTCGGTGAAGTTACTGATTCCTCTAAACTTATTATCCGCATGGCCGATAAGACAGTGCTGGATGAGGGTGTGGAAGAGCTGGCAACGGCTTTCAAGTCCACACTGGATTGGTAG
- a CDS encoding polyprenyl synthetase family protein has product MNELLRYFQRELPAINNFLDAEADQLNGLVRDVAKHIIGSGGKRIRPMLTLLFARAMGYKEDDYHAIACSLELLHSATLLHDDYLDDAELRRGKAASHLVFGRTETILAGDALLALANEMGARYGNARLSWLLARGIMETAVGEIEEIEFSKNPSLDRKRYMEIIIGKTAKLIECACRCGAALAGATPEQEDAAGEYGLNLGIAFQLVDDALDYASPTSETGKPEGGDLKEGKVTLPLILLMEDGDEAGAEVLLEGLKDCSLTGDQCEAILSQVKEGRYSEKTRDEAAAYVEKAKACLDAFTPGDEVTVLKQAADFVLTRTK; this is encoded by the coding sequence ATGAACGAACTGCTTCGATACTTTCAGCGGGAACTTCCCGCCATCAATAATTTCCTCGACGCGGAAGCGGACCAGCTCAACGGGCTGGTGCGTGACGTCGCCAAGCACATCATCGGGTCCGGCGGAAAACGCATTCGCCCGATGCTGACCCTGCTCTTTGCTCGCGCCATGGGCTACAAGGAAGATGACTACCACGCCATCGCCTGTTCCCTGGAGCTGCTGCATTCGGCAACCCTGCTGCATGACGACTACCTGGACGACGCCGAGCTTCGTCGAGGCAAGGCCGCGTCTCATCTGGTGTTCGGCCGCACTGAGACCATCCTCGCTGGCGACGCGCTGCTGGCGCTGGCCAACGAGATGGGCGCCCGCTACGGCAATGCCCGCCTCTCCTGGCTGCTGGCCCGTGGCATCATGGAGACCGCTGTCGGTGAGATCGAAGAGATCGAATTTTCCAAGAATCCTTCCCTGGACCGCAAACGGTACATGGAGATCATCATCGGCAAGACCGCCAAGCTCATCGAGTGTGCCTGCCGCTGCGGCGCAGCCCTGGCCGGAGCCACTCCCGAGCAGGAGGACGCTGCCGGTGAATATGGCCTGAACCTCGGCATCGCCTTCCAGCTGGTGGACGATGCGCTGGATTACGCTTCCCCGACTTCCGAGACCGGTAAGCCCGAGGGCGGCGATCTCAAGGAGGGCAAGGTGACCCTGCCGTTGATCCTGCTCATGGAAGACGGCGACGAGGCCGGAGCCGAAGTGCTGCTGGAAGGTTTGAAGGACTGTTCGCTAACCGGCGACCAGTGCGAGGCCATTCTCAGCCAGGTCAAGGAAGGACGTTATTCCGAGAAGACCCGCGATGAAGCTGCGGCCTATGTTGAGAAGGCCAAGGCGTGTCTGGATGCCTTTACCCCCGGTGACGAGGTGACGGTACTCAAGCAGGCTGCGGACTTCGTACTGACCAGAACCAAGTAA
- the mqnB gene encoding futalosine hydrolase, which produces MFLITTATTKEMKAAFGHAGAPVVEQREVKEFELNGHQLLLSVTGVGLVNTALAAGKLLDTPGLKGVLNMGIAGAYDVEEFPLGTTTYAWQETWPEYGLLDEEGRVDPKAIGFAQGKVNGEMVWNRVKLNPTNDAETMGLPLGEKWWRASSISVSAVTGDAQRAGWLKTAYNADIENMEGFAIAFAAMQKGLPFLEVRTVSNLVGSRYEEDWDLKGALAGLGEATKQLFTDR; this is translated from the coding sequence ATGTTCCTCATTACCACTGCCACGACCAAGGAAATGAAGGCCGCCTTCGGCCACGCCGGTGCTCCCGTAGTGGAGCAGCGCGAGGTCAAGGAATTCGAGCTGAATGGCCATCAACTGCTGCTGAGCGTCACAGGCGTGGGCCTGGTCAATACAGCTCTGGCCGCTGGCAAGCTGCTGGATACGCCGGGGCTCAAAGGCGTGCTCAATATGGGCATCGCTGGTGCCTATGACGTGGAAGAATTTCCGCTAGGAACGACCACCTATGCGTGGCAGGAGACGTGGCCTGAATACGGGCTGCTGGATGAGGAAGGACGCGTGGACCCCAAAGCCATCGGTTTTGCTCAGGGCAAGGTCAACGGTGAGATGGTCTGGAATCGCGTCAAACTCAACCCGACAAATGATGCTGAAACCATGGGATTGCCGCTGGGCGAGAAGTGGTGGCGGGCATCGAGTATTTCCGTGAGCGCCGTGACTGGCGACGCGCAGCGGGCCGGTTGGCTCAAGACCGCGTACAATGCGGATATCGAGAACATGGAAGGGTTCGCTATCGCCTTTGCAGCCATGCAGAAAGGGCTGCCGTTTTTGGAGGTGCGCACCGTGTCTAATTTGGTGGGCTCGCGCTACGAGGAGGACTGGGACCTCAAGGGTGCGCTGGCAGGCCTTGGCGAGGCTACGAAACAACTTTTCACCGACAGGTAG
- a CDS encoding nucleotide sugar dehydrogenase: MSLVTFEQLQSKEDAVAVVGLGYVGLPLAVALGRHFRVVGVDVSQKRVDELNDRFDRTGEVDFSTVGDDVDLTFSANLEDLAKTRVILVAVPTPIDEYRSPDLRPVTGASASVGAHLQKGSVVVYESTVFPGLTEDICVPILEEKSGLKCGEDFWVGYSPERINPGDTVHRLETIVKVVAGQDEASGELLQKVYGSVVEAGIHVAADIRTAEAAKVIENTQRDLNIALMNELAMIFDRMGIDTLDVLEAAGTKWNFLPFRPGLVGGHCIGVDPYYLTFKAEAEGFHPHVILAGREINDGMGKFIAESTVKRMIRNDRKIKGARVGVLGVTFKENVPDLRNTKVTDILEELEDYGVDTLVHDAMADPEEAREELGVELCSLDEFKELDALILAVSHEQYRELGLAEIKSWFANPDATLIIDVKCFFDRAQLEAENIDYWRL, encoded by the coding sequence ATGAGCTTGGTTACGTTTGAGCAGTTGCAGAGCAAGGAAGACGCCGTTGCCGTTGTTGGCCTTGGTTATGTTGGCCTGCCGTTGGCAGTTGCCCTCGGCCGCCACTTCCGCGTGGTGGGCGTGGACGTCTCTCAGAAACGCGTTGATGAACTCAATGATCGGTTTGATCGCACCGGTGAAGTGGACTTCTCCACCGTTGGCGACGATGTTGATTTGACGTTCTCCGCGAATCTGGAAGACCTTGCCAAAACCCGTGTCATTCTGGTGGCCGTGCCCACCCCCATCGATGAATACCGTTCTCCTGACCTGCGTCCCGTAACCGGGGCCAGCGCCTCTGTTGGCGCGCATCTGCAGAAGGGCAGCGTGGTGGTCTACGAGTCCACCGTGTTCCCCGGCCTGACAGAAGATATTTGCGTACCCATCCTGGAAGAGAAATCCGGCCTGAAATGCGGTGAGGACTTCTGGGTGGGCTACTCGCCCGAGCGTATCAACCCGGGCGATACCGTTCACCGTCTGGAGACCATCGTGAAGGTAGTGGCCGGACAGGACGAGGCTTCCGGCGAACTGCTGCAGAAAGTCTACGGCTCTGTGGTCGAGGCTGGCATTCACGTGGCTGCGGATATCCGCACCGCCGAGGCCGCCAAGGTCATCGAAAACACGCAGCGCGACCTGAACATCGCCCTGATGAACGAGCTGGCCATGATCTTTGATCGTATGGGCATCGACACCCTCGATGTGCTGGAGGCGGCTGGCACCAAGTGGAACTTCCTGCCGTTCCGTCCGGGTCTGGTGGGTGGCCACTGCATCGGCGTGGACCCGTACTACCTGACCTTCAAGGCCGAGGCCGAGGGCTTTCATCCGCACGTCATTCTGGCTGGCCGCGAGATCAACGACGGCATGGGCAAGTTCATTGCCGAGTCCACGGTCAAGCGCATGATCCGTAACGATCGCAAGATCAAGGGCGCTCGTGTGGGCGTACTGGGCGTGACCTTCAAGGAAAACGTGCCCGACCTGCGCAATACCAAGGTGACCGACATCCTCGAAGAGCTGGAAGACTACGGGGTGGACACTCTGGTGCATGACGCCATGGCCGATCCCGAAGAAGCTCGCGAAGAACTGGGTGTGGAGCTGTGCTCCCTTGACGAGTTCAAGGAGCTGGACGCCCTGATCCTGGCTGTATCCCATGAGCAGTACCGTGAGCTTGGTCTGGCAGAGATCAAGTCCTGGTTCGCCAATCCGGATGCTACCCTGATCATCGACGTGAAGTGCTTCTTTGATCGCGCTCAACTCGAGGCTGAAAATATCGATTACTGGCGACTCTAG
- a CDS encoding DUF2065 domain-containing protein, with product MNIDWSLLICAVGLALVFEGIPYFLFAERMPLVLVKLAEQPPRFLRYIGLVAMILGLLIISLGRSLIM from the coding sequence ATGAACATAGATTGGTCGCTTCTTATATGTGCTGTGGGACTCGCTCTCGTTTTCGAGGGAATACCCTATTTTCTCTTTGCCGAGCGCATGCCGCTCGTGCTTGTCAAACTCGCGGAACAACCGCCCCGCTTTCTGCGCTACATCGGGCTCGTCGCCATGATCCTCGGCCTGTTGATCATCTCGCTGGGCCGATCATTGATCATGTAG
- a CDS encoding ubiquinone/menaquinone biosynthesis methyltransferase, with protein MSKPEIKSATGATTHDEHGERVAAMFGRIASWYDFLNHALSAGQDIYWRYRLAKAARPKAGETVLDLAAGTMDVSVELLRQYPDCKVAALDFALPMLENGKEKKLNLSRSKKIFPVQADGRALPLPDESMGAATIAFGIRNILPREDAYKEFFRVLKPGARLCILEFGTGSKRVWKGFYNFYLDKLLPFIGDRISGDPGAYRYLAETIKTFPDEKALATELWDAGFERIYHVPMMSGIVYLHVAEKPLTAAKPAAQVKEAAPKKAEAAETVAVEKVAQEEPKAKKAASKKKAAPKKKAAAKKTVAKKTVAKKKAAPKKAAAKKKAAPKKATKAKAKK; from the coding sequence ATGAGCAAACCCGAAATCAAGTCTGCCACCGGTGCCACGACTCATGATGAGCACGGCGAGCGCGTGGCCGCCATGTTCGGCCGTATCGCCAGTTGGTATGATTTCCTCAACCACGCCCTGAGCGCAGGACAGGATATCTACTGGCGCTATCGCCTTGCAAAGGCCGCTCGTCCCAAAGCGGGCGAAACCGTGCTGGATCTCGCCGCCGGAACCATGGACGTCTCCGTGGAGCTGCTGCGCCAGTATCCCGACTGCAAGGTTGCAGCCCTCGACTTCGCCCTTCCCATGCTGGAGAACGGCAAGGAGAAAAAGCTCAACCTCAGCCGCAGTAAAAAGATTTTCCCGGTGCAGGCCGATGGCCGAGCACTGCCTCTGCCCGATGAGAGCATGGGCGCCGCCACCATTGCCTTCGGCATCCGCAATATCCTGCCGCGCGAGGACGCCTACAAGGAGTTCTTCCGCGTACTCAAGCCGGGCGCACGCCTCTGCATTCTCGAGTTCGGCACCGGCTCCAAGCGGGTGTGGAAGGGATTCTACAATTTCTATCTCGACAAGCTGCTGCCGTTCATCGGTGATCGCATCTCCGGTGACCCGGGCGCGTACCGCTATCTTGCCGAGACCATCAAGACCTTCCCGGACGAAAAAGCACTGGCCACTGAGCTGTGGGATGCCGGTTTCGAGCGCATCTACCACGTCCCCATGATGTCCGGCATCGTCTATCTGCACGTGGCCGAGAAACCGCTGACGGCAGCCAAGCCTGCTGCACAGGTCAAGGAGGCAGCCCCGAAGAAGGCAGAAGCCGCCGAGACAGTTGCTGTCGAAAAGGTCGCTCAAGAAGAGCCCAAGGCAAAGAAGGCTGCATCCAAAAAGAAAGCTGCCCCTAAAAAGAAGGCCGCTGCCAAGAAAACGGTTGCTAAGAAAACCGTAGCCAAAAAGAAAGCCGCTCCGAAAAAGGCGGCTGCAAAGAAGAAGGCCGCTCCTAAAAAAGCGACCAAGGCGAAAGCCAAGAAGTAA